The DNA region GTATTTGGCATTACAGAGAAGGATCCGAAAATATATGACTTGTTATAGTATAGAGGTAGAATACAATCAACGTGTTCATTATTCTTCGCCTAATGTGTACTTTAGAGGAGAAAAATTAACATTTTCCGTGGAAGAAGGCACCATAAGTAGAATCTGTCAACCCATGTATAACATGATAAACGAATCCATGGCCAACAATTTTAAGGCTTCTTGAGGAATTCCATGATATAGGTGTTGAAAGCGCAGCAGAGGACTCGGAAACCTTGGAATCCAGCAGCCATGGCAAGGGCCTCAAACTCTTTCTCTGTTCTCTCTTTCCCACCTGGGTTGTGAGCCAACATGATCACGTCGATGTGGACCACGCCCTTCGTGGCCAAGCTAGAATCCGGCGCCACCGGAAGAATGCATTCGGCCACTATCACCTTCCCGTTGTAGGGGAGTGCATCATAGCAGTTCTTCAAAAACTTTATGCAATGATCATCACTCCAGTCATGGCAAATCCACTTCATTCATTTAAAAACAATTTAGATAAATTAGAGATGAAAGATGAATTCTGCAAAAactaatcaaaaataaaaaagtttgagTATACTGGGCCAATTTTTGTTCTTCTATGAATAATTTGACCAACAATATGATTCCTTATGAATAATTAAAacactatttaattatttattactaaatatttttgACACCCATATAAAAAACGCTTGTTATTAAGTAattgtatatttaaattattttttaattaaccaaataaaaaaacatatttaattattaaaaaaatgctGGTATCAAAATCATGTTTGGTGTAACTGGATTGATAATTGTTTGTTGGGCCTTCCAATTATTTAAGTAATGGATCTCAGAGTCTCTAAGCTGGACTAGAAATTTAGTGATTGCCTGATTACTGTATTCGGATCGTAATTCACCTTCATAAAAACAGCATCTGCTTTTGGAACACTGACAAACATGTCGCCACCAACATGCTCCACTCCTACACGAAACCATAAACTTTTATTAACTTAGTAATTAATATCAAATGATCAAGTAGGGCCACCATTAAGTATTAATTAAGCAATGCTATTATTTTAAACACTAAATTAGCCAAGCACTATAACTATACATACATGATAATGATTTGATAAAATAAGCAAGGCCATAtccactatctaaattctaaggtTTTATGGGATTTTAAAATTACCCGGATAAGATGGTGCATCTTCAATAACATGGGGCAAATCAAAATTAATGCCCTTTATATGGGGATACTTGGTGACAATCATGTTCATTACGGCTCCAACACCACCTCCAACATCAACTAGAGATTTAAGACCTTCAAAGCCTGTGTAGATCTCAAGGATTTTCTTCATTGTTATTGTAGTATGATCGTTCATGCCTTTGTTGAAAACCTTGTTGAACCTTGGATCTGTGCCATGGTATTCAAATGCTGTCATTCCATAAGCCTTGTTAAATGGAATACCTCCTTCAAGCACTGTATCTTTCAAGTAGTACCTATACAACAACACAAACGTGTCATATAAACCTCTTTTATTTTAACTCTCTGAGAGACCCCCGTTTTCTTTCATTATGTCCTATAACTTGGACAAGTACTACTCATTTTCTCAATGAATAAATTCTACTTTTGGAAAAACAAAATTGtggaaattaaaaaaagtaagacATCAAGAATTTCGTAGAAGTATTTAACTTTAAAAAGTATATTAACTTCAATTAATCCTAGAAGTAGAGTACTTTCTACAAATCATTATTTAATTTTGCCATTTTGGAATA from Arachis hypogaea cultivar Tifrunner chromosome 10, arahy.Tifrunner.gnm2.J5K5, whole genome shotgun sequence includes:
- the LOC112715717 gene encoding caffeic acid 3-O-methyltransferase, whose product is MGSTGETQITPTVVSDEEANLFGMQLASASVLPMVLKAAIELDLLEIIAKAGPGVHLSPADIAAKLPTTNPDAPVMLDRMLRLLACYNIFTHSLRTLPDGKVERLYGLAPVAKFLVKNEDGVSLSALNLMNQDKVLMESWYYLKDTVLEGGIPFNKAYGMTAFEYHGTDPRFNKVFNKGMNDHTTITMKKILEIYTGFEGLKSLVDVGGGVGAVMNMIVTKYPHIKGINFDLPHVIEDAPSYPGVEHVGGDMFVSVPKADAVFMKWICHDWSDDHCIKFLKNCYDALPYNGKVIVAECILPVAPDSSLATKGVVHIDVIMLAHNPGGKERTEKEFEALAMAAGFQGFRVLCCAFNTYIMEFLKKP